In Strigops habroptila isolate Jane chromosome 2, bStrHab1.2.pri, whole genome shotgun sequence, one genomic interval encodes:
- the POU4F1 gene encoding LOW QUALITY PROTEIN: POU domain, class 4, transcription factor 1 (The sequence of the model RefSeq protein was modified relative to this genomic sequence to represent the inferred CDS: inserted 1 base in 1 codon): MMSMNSKQPHFAMHPTLPEHKYPSLHSSSEAIRRACLPTPPLQSNIFASLDETLLARAEALAAVDIAVSQGKSHPFKPDATYHTMNSVPCTSTSTVPLAHHHHHHHHHHQALEPGDLLDHITSPSLALMPGGGGGGGGGGGSHDGAAGGGGGGGGAGGGGGGXGGGLISTSAHPHSHMHGLGHLSHPAAMNMPSGLPHPGLVAAHHGAAGQVASAAAVVGAAGLASICDSDTDPRELEAFAERFKQRRIKLGVTQADVGSALANLKIPGVGSLSQSTICRFESLTLSHNNMIALKPILQAWLEEAEGAQREKMNKPELFNGGEKKRKRTSIAAPEKRSLEAYFAVQPRPSSEKIAAIAEKLDLKKNVVRVWFCNQRQKQKRMKFSATY, from the exons ATGATGTCCATGAACAGCAAGCAGCCGCATTTTGCCATGCATCCCACCCTACCTGAGCACAAATACCCCTCTCTACACTCCAGCTCGGAAGCAATAAGAAGAGCATGTCTACCAACTCCACCG ctgcagagcaatATCTTTGCCAGCCTCGATGAGACCCTCCTGGCGCGGGCCGAGGCACTGGCCGCAGTCGACATCGCCGTCTCGCAGGGCAAGAGCCACCCCTTCAAGCCGGACGCCACCTACCACACCATGAACAGCGTGCCCTGCACCTCCACCTCTACCGTGCCTCTggcacaccaccaccaccatcaccaccaccaccaccaggcGCTGGAGCCTGGCGACCTCCTCGACCACATCACCTCCCCCTCCCTGGCGCTCATGCccggcggaggcggcggcggaggcggtggcggcggcAGCCACGACggggcggccggcggcggcggcggcggcggcggggccggcggcggcggcggcg gaggcggcggcctCATCTCCACCTCGGCCCACCCACACTCGCACATGCACGGCCTGGGCCATCTCTCGCACCCGGCCGCCATGAACATGCCGTCGGGGCTGCCGCACCCGGGGCTGGTGGCTGCGCACCACGGGGCCGCGGGGCAGGTGGCATCGGCGGCGGCGGTGGTAGGGGCGGCCGGCTTGGCCTCCATCTGCGACTCGGACACGGACCCGCGGGAGCTGGAGGCCTTCGCCGAGCGCTTCAAGCAGCGGCGCATCAAGCTGGGGGTGACCCAGGCCGACGTGGGCTCGGCGCTGGCCAACCTGAAGATCCCGGGGGTGGGCTCCCTCAGCCAGAGCACCATCTGCCGCTTCGAGTCCCTCACCCTCTCCCACAACAACATGATCGCCCTCAAACCCATCCTGCAGGCCTGGCTGGAGGAGGCCGAGGGCGCCCAGCGGGAAAAAATGAACAAGCCCGAGCTCTTCAACGGAGGGGAGAAGAAGCGCAAGCGGACTTCCATCGCTGCTCCGGAGAAGCGCTCCCTCGAGGCTTACTTCGCCGTCCAGCCCCGGCCCTCCTCCGAGAAGATCGCTGCCATCGCCGAGAAATTGGACCTCAAAAAGAACGTGGTGCGGGTTTGGTTTTGCAACcagagacagaagcagaaacGGATGAAATTTTCAGCTACTTACTAG